One Citricoccus sp. K5 DNA window includes the following coding sequences:
- a CDS encoding helix-turn-helix transcriptional regulator, which translates to MDSSNDIREFLISRRAKLTPQEAGLPDYGGRRRVPGLRREEVALMAGMSSEYYKRLERGIATGVSDSVLDGISRALQLDEAERTHLYDLVRAANEGARARAKRPMARKLQVRPSLQQTIDAMSTVPVFVQNGRLDAVSTNRLGRALFSEMFTEDHRPVNAARFVFLDPRAQTFYQDWKANAGQIVALLRAEAGRSPYDKALSNLVGELSTQNELFRKLWASHDVRAHTTGIKNIHHPVVGDLDLTYEAMDLTPHGLQMLMYSAEPGSPTHDGLQLLSNWAATADSPPAPDRPPLGADAKDDHL; encoded by the coding sequence GCGGGCGCCGACGTGTGCCTGGACTACGCCGCGAGGAGGTCGCATTGATGGCCGGCATGAGCTCCGAGTACTACAAGCGCCTTGAACGCGGAATCGCGACCGGCGTCTCGGACTCGGTGCTCGACGGGATCAGCCGGGCACTGCAACTGGACGAGGCCGAACGCACACACCTGTACGACCTCGTGCGCGCCGCCAACGAAGGAGCCCGCGCCCGCGCCAAGCGCCCCATGGCCAGGAAGCTGCAGGTACGCCCGAGCCTGCAACAGACCATCGACGCGATGTCAACCGTGCCGGTCTTTGTGCAGAACGGCCGCCTCGACGCCGTCTCGACCAACCGGCTCGGGCGCGCCCTGTTCTCCGAAATGTTCACCGAGGACCACCGCCCCGTCAACGCCGCACGCTTCGTCTTCCTCGATCCACGGGCACAGACGTTCTACCAGGATTGGAAGGCCAATGCCGGCCAGATCGTGGCCCTCCTTCGCGCGGAGGCCGGCCGCTCCCCCTACGACAAGGCCTTGAGCAACCTCGTCGGGGAGCTCTCCACGCAAAACGAACTCTTCCGCAAGCTCTGGGCCTCCCACGACGTCCGGGCACACACCACCGGAATCAAGAACATCCATCACCCCGTCGTGGGAGACCTCGACCTCACCTACGAAGCCATGGACCTAACCCCGCACGGACTCCAGATGCTCATGTACTCCGCCGAACCCGGATCACCCACACACGACGGCCTGCAACTCCTCTCGAACTGGGCCGCCACCGCAGACAGCCCACCCGCCCCCGACCGCCCTCCTCTGGGCGCAGACGCCAAGGACGACCACCTGTGA